A window of Rhodopirellula halodulae contains these coding sequences:
- a CDS encoding VOC family protein — protein sequence MSYAHGKVNYFEFPAHDLGRTKVFFESAFGWKFTDYGPDYTAIDPDCGLDGGIYRAEKASTTESGAALIIFYSEDLEATQAKIEACGGVVHQEIFSFPGGRRFQFKEPSGSEFAVWSDKGLS from the coding sequence ATGTCATACGCTCACGGCAAAGTCAACTACTTCGAGTTCCCCGCCCATGATCTGGGGCGCACGAAAGTGTTCTTTGAATCGGCCTTTGGTTGGAAGTTCACGGACTATGGGCCCGACTACACCGCCATTGATCCCGACTGCGGTCTGGATGGTGGGATCTATCGCGCCGAAAAAGCATCGACGACCGAAAGTGGTGCGGCTTTGATCATCTTCTACAGCGAAGACTTGGAAGCCACCCAAGCGAAGATTGAGGCTTGCGGCGGAGTCGTACACCAGGAGATCTTTTCGTTTCCCGGTGGACGGCGTTTTCAATTCAAAGAACCCAGCGGTAGTGAATTCGCCGTTTGGTCGGACAAAGGTTTGTCGTGA
- a CDS encoding Tex family protein, producing MQSIARELNLPEKQVAAVIELLEAGNTIPFIARYRKEVTGGLDEIALRAIEDALEKHNALVARKATVLKTIEEQGALTAELRKQIEACTDMRSLEALYLPYKPKRRTRATIAREKGLQPLADLLLKQTKLPKSKSQVLADFVSDEKDVPDADAALAGALDIIAEQWSEDAAVREWMVEKGTKFGQITSTVKRGKKDEAEKYESYLDRSESASRIPGHRLLAMLRGEAEGVLRIGLQMEDDRAIGYLKSTFLRNRSFEFARELSAAAEDCFERLLQPATQSTVLQMLKEKADAEAIEVFGKNLHELLMSPPAGPRVTIGIDPGFRTGCKVVIVDGTGKFLTNTTIYPTPPKEDTAGAEKQLLSLIQKHNVELIAIGNGTASRETDAFVGKLIREHALNVTKVMVSESGASIYSASELAGKEFPDLDVTVRGAISIARRLQDPLAELVKTDPKSIGVGQYQHDVNQTQLRKCLDRTVESCVNHVGVDLNMASVPLLSRVAGIGPKLAENIVQYRDSNGRFSNRKQLTKVPKLGKKAFEQAAGFLRIRGGDEPLDNSAVHPESYTLVSRMAKELHADVNSLVGNATLSQKLSPEAFVDDRFGIPTIRDIIAELGKPGRDPRSEFKVAKFDDSVQSMEDLREGMVLEGVITNVTHFGAFIDLGVHQDGLIHVSQLANQFVNDPADVVSVGDVVKVKVLEVDLDRKRIAVSKKAIG from the coding sequence ATGCAATCCATCGCTCGCGAACTAAATCTTCCTGAAAAACAAGTGGCCGCCGTGATTGAGTTGCTGGAAGCCGGCAACACGATCCCCTTCATCGCTCGCTATCGAAAAGAAGTCACGGGTGGGCTGGATGAGATCGCTTTGCGAGCCATCGAAGATGCGTTGGAAAAGCACAATGCCTTGGTCGCGAGAAAGGCAACGGTTCTGAAAACGATCGAGGAACAAGGAGCATTGACCGCGGAGCTTCGAAAGCAAATTGAAGCATGCACGGACATGCGATCGTTGGAGGCTTTGTACCTGCCCTACAAACCCAAACGCCGAACGCGAGCGACCATCGCTCGTGAAAAAGGCTTGCAACCGCTGGCTGATCTTTTGCTGAAGCAAACCAAGCTGCCGAAGTCCAAATCGCAGGTGCTGGCGGATTTCGTCAGCGACGAAAAAGACGTCCCCGATGCGGATGCGGCGCTGGCGGGTGCTCTGGACATCATCGCGGAGCAATGGAGCGAGGACGCAGCGGTCCGCGAATGGATGGTCGAAAAGGGCACGAAGTTCGGGCAGATCACGTCCACCGTGAAACGTGGGAAGAAGGACGAAGCAGAGAAGTATGAAAGCTATTTGGACCGTTCCGAGTCCGCGTCTCGAATTCCAGGTCACCGTCTGCTGGCGATGTTGCGAGGTGAGGCTGAAGGAGTCCTACGGATTGGTTTGCAGATGGAAGATGACCGGGCGATTGGGTATCTGAAGTCGACATTTCTGCGCAATCGGTCGTTCGAGTTCGCTCGCGAATTGTCCGCGGCGGCGGAGGATTGCTTTGAACGTTTGTTGCAACCGGCGACTCAGTCAACCGTGTTGCAAATGTTGAAGGAGAAGGCCGATGCTGAGGCGATCGAAGTGTTCGGAAAAAACCTGCACGAATTGTTGATGTCGCCACCCGCGGGTCCGCGAGTCACCATTGGCATCGACCCTGGTTTTCGAACCGGTTGCAAAGTGGTCATCGTGGACGGCACCGGAAAATTTCTGACCAACACCACCATCTATCCCACGCCACCGAAGGAAGACACCGCGGGCGCCGAAAAACAGTTGTTGTCATTGATCCAAAAACACAACGTGGAATTGATCGCAATTGGCAACGGCACGGCATCCCGAGAGACGGATGCATTCGTCGGCAAACTGATCCGCGAACACGCATTGAACGTGACCAAGGTGATGGTCAGCGAATCGGGCGCGTCGATCTATTCCGCCAGCGAATTGGCGGGCAAAGAGTTCCCCGATTTGGATGTCACGGTCCGAGGGGCGATCAGCATCGCGCGGCGTTTGCAAGATCCGCTGGCCGAGTTGGTGAAAACCGATCCCAAGTCCATCGGGGTCGGACAATACCAACACGATGTGAACCAGACTCAATTGCGGAAGTGCTTGGACCGCACGGTGGAAAGCTGTGTGAACCATGTCGGCGTGGATCTGAACATGGCGAGTGTCCCACTGTTGTCTCGTGTCGCCGGCATCGGACCGAAGTTGGCGGAGAACATCGTGCAGTACCGTGACTCCAACGGTCGATTTTCAAATCGCAAACAGTTGACCAAGGTTCCGAAGCTGGGCAAAAAGGCGTTCGAACAGGCGGCTGGGTTCCTTCGCATCCGCGGAGGTGATGAGCCGCTGGACAACTCCGCTGTTCACCCGGAAAGCTACACGTTGGTCAGCCGCATGGCCAAAGAGCTGCACGCCGATGTGAACAGTTTGGTTGGCAACGCAACATTGAGTCAAAAGCTGAGTCCGGAGGCGTTCGTTGATGACCGTTTTGGGATTCCGACCATCCGAGACATCATTGCGGAGTTGGGCAAACCGGGACGCGACCCGCGCAGTGAATTCAAAGTCGCGAAATTTGATGACTCCGTTCAGTCGATGGAAGATCTTCGAGAAGGAATGGTGCTGGAGGGAGTGATCACCAATGTGACCCATTTCGGGGCGTTCATTGATTTAGGCGTGCACCAAGATGGATTGATTCACGTGTCGCAACTGGCGAACCAATTTGTCAACGATCCGGCCGATGTGGTTTCCGTCGGCGATGTGGTGAAAGTCAAAGTGCTCGAAGTCGATCTGGATCGCAAGCGGATTGCTGTATCGAAGAAGGCGATCGGATAA
- a CDS encoding sulfatase-like hydrolase/transferase translates to MMKLTPLTTAFCLLVTILDNGGLVADETSTLRPNIVFILCDDLGYADVGFNAKEFGVSTDAVTPELDELARRGMIFRQAYVSHPFCGPSRMALLSGRMPHCFGGQKNLPNQALNLRDYNQKGIPVSETLISTVLQNSGYRTACIGKWHLGHDRPFHPNRRGFDEFYGFLGGGHQYFPSVTDKVEPKVNDYQYFLERNGEKTLSPEGEYLTDMLSGDAVRFIRESASLESGSLESGDRQPFFLYLAYNAPHAPLQAKTADLQSLFPEHVPTQPANGVDFRDYTKRQNYVAMMVAVDRGVGQIVDTLHDPNADGDDSDSIAEETLIVFLSDNGGKVSQAGNNAPLTDDKGSTREGGIRVPMLMVWPGKLAAGAVFPHPVTALDFYPTFASLAGAEVPAEKQLDGKDIWASLQSGVAPHANETLFWLRHHGGGNEVAIRRGDLKAYRKQFGKWQVYDAKNDPAETADIAREHADFVESSVNAGASWSKTHLDPQWHDTEAGRTTRLENQMPRYERTFQSR, encoded by the coding sequence ATGATGAAGCTGACTCCATTGACGACGGCGTTTTGCTTGTTAGTGACCATCTTGGACAACGGTGGATTGGTGGCGGACGAGACATCCACGCTGCGTCCCAACATCGTGTTCATTCTCTGTGACGATTTGGGATACGCGGACGTTGGCTTCAATGCGAAGGAATTTGGCGTTTCGACCGATGCGGTCACGCCCGAGTTGGATGAGTTGGCTCGGCGCGGCATGATCTTCCGTCAGGCTTACGTGTCACATCCTTTTTGTGGACCGAGCCGGATGGCGCTTCTATCCGGACGAATGCCACATTGCTTTGGCGGTCAGAAAAACTTGCCCAACCAAGCCCTGAATCTTCGCGATTACAACCAGAAAGGCATTCCGGTTTCTGAGACTCTGATCAGCACCGTGCTGCAAAACTCTGGCTATCGAACAGCCTGCATTGGCAAGTGGCATTTGGGACACGACCGTCCCTTCCACCCGAATCGGAGAGGGTTCGATGAGTTCTACGGCTTTCTGGGCGGCGGGCATCAGTACTTCCCGTCGGTGACCGACAAAGTGGAGCCCAAGGTCAACGACTACCAGTATTTCTTGGAACGCAATGGCGAGAAGACGCTTTCCCCGGAAGGTGAGTACCTGACGGACATGCTGTCCGGTGATGCGGTGCGGTTCATCCGCGAATCGGCCAGTCTTGAATCGGGCAGCCTCGAATCGGGCGATCGTCAGCCATTTTTTCTATACCTTGCTTACAACGCACCTCATGCTCCTCTGCAAGCCAAGACAGCCGACCTTCAATCGTTGTTTCCTGAACATGTTCCGACACAACCCGCCAACGGAGTCGACTTTCGTGACTACACCAAACGCCAAAACTATGTTGCGATGATGGTTGCGGTCGATCGCGGAGTGGGGCAGATCGTGGACACCCTGCACGACCCGAACGCGGATGGTGACGATTCAGATTCCATTGCGGAAGAAACTTTGATCGTGTTTTTGAGCGACAATGGAGGAAAGGTCTCACAAGCGGGCAACAATGCACCGCTGACCGACGACAAAGGCAGCACTCGCGAAGGCGGAATCCGTGTGCCAATGTTGATGGTTTGGCCTGGAAAGTTGGCTGCTGGGGCGGTTTTTCCACACCCGGTTACTGCTCTGGATTTCTACCCCACGTTCGCTTCGCTGGCGGGAGCGGAAGTGCCTGCGGAGAAGCAGCTTGACGGCAAGGACATTTGGGCCAGCCTTCAATCCGGTGTGGCTCCCCACGCGAATGAAACGTTGTTCTGGCTACGTCACCACGGGGGCGGCAACGAGGTCGCGATCCGCCGGGGTGATCTGAAAGCGTATCGCAAACAGTTTGGCAAATGGCAGGTTTACGACGCAAAGAACGATCCGGCCGAGACCGCGGACATAGCAAGGGAACATGCTGACTTCGTCGAGTCGAGCGTGAACGCGGGTGCTTCGTGGTCCAAGACGCACCTCGATCCCCAATGGCACGACACCGAAGCCGGCCGAACAACGAGGCTTGAGAATCAAATGCCACGCTATGAGAGAACGTTTCAATCGCGGTGA
- a CDS encoding M50 family metallopeptidase yields the protein MNAPKPSPANSRDADESNAPSAETIATAFHEAGHAVMALAVGRQIQKVTIAPGKLQFGGSRLGTCEIKKGKSKGSKDHLEDDVLVLLAGMVSESRFTGVYCQQGASQDLREVSARLCTRAASQRQHETLLKRMLAKTEHILNDDANVEAIQAVAKELLNNTTISGRAVKHHFEMAQKRHA from the coding sequence ATGAACGCCCCAAAACCATCTCCCGCCAATTCGCGTGATGCCGACGAATCAAACGCTCCCTCGGCGGAAACCATCGCGACGGCTTTTCACGAAGCCGGCCACGCGGTGATGGCATTGGCGGTGGGCCGGCAGATTCAAAAAGTCACCATCGCCCCCGGCAAACTTCAATTTGGCGGTTCACGATTGGGAACTTGCGAAATCAAAAAAGGCAAATCCAAGGGCAGCAAAGACCACCTGGAAGACGACGTGTTGGTGTTGTTGGCCGGGATGGTTTCCGAATCGCGTTTCACAGGAGTCTACTGCCAACAGGGAGCTTCCCAGGATCTGCGGGAAGTCTCGGCGAGACTCTGCACCCGGGCGGCGTCGCAGCGACAACATGAAACGTTGCTCAAACGAATGCTGGCCAAGACCGAACACATTCTGAATGACGACGCGAATGTGGAAGCCATCCAAGCCGTCGCGAAAGAACTACTCAACAACACCACCATCAGCGGACGTGCTGTGAAACACCATTTTGAGATGGCACAGAAACGTCACGCTTGA
- a CDS encoding Gfo/Idh/MocA family protein gives MTASSNTNPQTPTASRRDVLRRGATVTAATAAAMAAHPMVHGNAASQDPNRKIKIGIVGAGGRGTGAVNDSFTINENIELVTVADLDQGNAERLRTGMQRRHGDKINIADDRIHVGLDAYKKVLEDPEVELVFLTTSPGFRPAHIAEAVAAGKHVFAEKPTCVDPAGYRVCVEAHKQAEKNGTAIVTGTQYRRQTNYVEAIKRIHDGEIGDVIGMTSRYCSNGIWYKNRGEGVSDTQYQLNNWMHFIWLSGDQIAEQAVHNIDLMNWVMQGPPVKAYGSGGRFTRPDDSEMWDSMSIDYLYSDERPVSFMCRQIPGTKAENGSTVRGTKGFAIIGAGSSGSRFLDRDGNETLKLEGSIADAYRQEHKDLIDSIRAGEPIVELIETANSSLTAVMGRLAAYTGKEVTWDFVTKESQLDLFPKDLQWDGSRPEPSFAIPGKTKLI, from the coding sequence ATGACTGCTTCGTCGAACACCAATCCACAAACTCCCACCGCATCGCGTCGTGACGTCCTGCGTCGCGGAGCAACCGTGACCGCAGCAACCGCCGCCGCCATGGCCGCTCATCCCATGGTGCACGGCAATGCTGCATCGCAAGACCCTAATCGCAAAATCAAGATCGGCATCGTTGGCGCGGGTGGCCGCGGAACGGGCGCCGTCAATGACTCCTTCACGATCAACGAGAACATCGAACTGGTGACCGTTGCCGATCTCGATCAAGGCAACGCCGAACGCCTACGCACCGGCATGCAACGTCGACACGGCGACAAGATCAACATCGCCGATGATCGCATTCACGTGGGCTTGGACGCGTACAAAAAAGTCCTCGAAGATCCCGAAGTCGAATTGGTCTTCCTGACCACATCGCCCGGCTTCCGTCCGGCTCACATCGCCGAAGCCGTTGCCGCCGGCAAACACGTGTTCGCAGAGAAGCCGACCTGCGTCGATCCGGCCGGATACCGTGTGTGTGTGGAAGCTCACAAGCAAGCCGAAAAGAACGGCACGGCGATTGTCACCGGAACTCAGTACCGTCGACAAACCAACTATGTCGAGGCCATCAAACGTATCCATGATGGCGAGATCGGCGACGTGATTGGTATGACTTCGCGGTATTGCAGCAACGGCATTTGGTACAAGAACCGTGGTGAAGGCGTGAGCGACACTCAGTACCAACTGAACAATTGGATGCACTTCATCTGGTTGTCCGGTGACCAAATCGCCGAACAAGCGGTTCACAACATTGATTTGATGAACTGGGTCATGCAAGGTCCGCCCGTCAAAGCTTACGGCTCCGGTGGTCGCTTCACTCGCCCCGATGACAGCGAAATGTGGGACAGCATGTCGATTGACTATCTGTATTCGGACGAACGTCCCGTGTCCTTCATGTGTCGCCAGATCCCCGGAACCAAGGCAGAAAACGGCAGCACCGTCCGCGGAACGAAAGGCTTCGCGATCATTGGTGCCGGCAGCAGCGGTTCGCGATTCCTGGACCGAGATGGGAACGAAACGTTGAAGTTGGAAGGCAGCATCGCGGATGCTTACCGTCAAGAACACAAGGACTTGATCGATTCCATCCGTGCCGGCGAGCCGATTGTCGAGCTGATCGAAACCGCCAACAGTTCGTTGACCGCCGTGATGGGACGACTGGCTGCCTACACCGGCAAAGAAGTCACATGGGACTTCGTCACCAAAGAGTCGCAGCTCGACCTGTTCCCCAAAGACTTGCAGTGGGACGGCAGCCGCCCGGAACCCAGCTTCGCGATACCAGGCAAAACCAAGTTGATCTGA
- a CDS encoding PVC-type heme-binding CxxCH protein: protein MSATALVLVLVAFTNQCCNGQEDFADELPRIPPTPAEQTLSRFEIADGYKMELVASEPLVTSPVAIEWAADGSLFVCEMRGYSEDRERGISRITHLWDDDQDGTYDRSIVFADGLMWPTGLFPWKDGLFVGDAPHLYFFRDADGDGVADEKRIVLTGFGTSNVQGLLNSFRWGLDGRIHIATSSTGGQVRDPDKPAESAVNVRGRDIALDPRSETFELTSGAAQHGMCFDDWGRKYVSSNSDHLQQVMYEEEDIARNPWMQPAPARISIAEDGPQAPVYRTSPVEPWRIVRTRLRVSGQVGGPIEGGGRAAGYFTGATGVTILRGDAWSDKDRGLSIIGDVGSNLIHRKRLDADGIARIGRRIDDQTEWATSDDIWFRPAQFANAPDGSLHVIDVCREVIEHPKSLPPDLKKHLDLTSGRDRGRLYRLAPTNHRDRPTPNLSQMTDVELVSLLSHPNAWHRETASRLLVERDTTEASALQELGRQSDSALGRLHAISVLFALDALRPEIILERFQDQHPAVRRFAIRMAKHFPRNSQLGLALQRMTADPSIEVRYQLAFTLGWMESQDTTDSLIEILLQNPTDRWIQTAVQSSIADDGGKVLAKLLSKQNRTVPSEFLQRIVEQVLQRNEPSEVAKMVQTLEALDGDDAGFAMSALGRVLQSRNDKQHSVYQLDQSNQLANLDKQIRRLAHDAVAIALDEDASLNTRIAAIESLQFADRESVQPIAELISAEHPVGLQRSAMRTLGAFADAEIGQTLVEQWSTLSPQLRETAAEIMFARPSRTLLLLSAIDDERIALSEVSRTRLQVAATSQNDSIRELASRLLKRSGNQNRGAVLKAYQKSLSMDGRVDRGRGLFRKHCANCHRVEGVGHELGPNLATVRSRGPAFILTNVLDPNREVNPEFLNYAAIDLDGRTYSGVIANETAASITLQRAESAKDSLLRTNLEQLKSTGQSIMPEGLEQQLSPQAMADLIAYLMQVE from the coding sequence ATGTCAGCGACAGCTCTGGTTTTGGTGCTGGTGGCCTTTACAAACCAGTGTTGCAATGGACAGGAGGACTTCGCGGACGAGTTGCCTCGAATCCCACCCACGCCGGCGGAGCAAACCCTTTCGAGATTTGAGATTGCGGATGGGTACAAGATGGAACTGGTGGCGAGCGAGCCGTTGGTGACCAGCCCCGTGGCCATCGAATGGGCGGCGGATGGAAGCCTGTTTGTTTGCGAAATGAGAGGCTACAGCGAAGATCGCGAACGAGGCATTTCACGCATCACGCATTTGTGGGATGACGACCAAGACGGAACCTATGACCGCAGCATTGTCTTCGCGGACGGACTGATGTGGCCAACCGGTTTGTTTCCTTGGAAAGACGGGTTGTTCGTAGGCGATGCCCCACACCTGTACTTTTTCCGCGATGCGGACGGCGACGGTGTGGCGGACGAAAAACGAATCGTCCTCACGGGATTTGGAACGTCCAATGTTCAGGGACTGTTGAATTCGTTTCGGTGGGGACTCGATGGGCGAATTCACATCGCGACCAGCAGCACTGGCGGACAGGTTCGAGATCCGGACAAACCTGCCGAGTCAGCCGTGAACGTTCGCGGTCGCGACATCGCTTTGGATCCAAGATCAGAGACCTTTGAATTGACCAGTGGCGCAGCTCAGCATGGCATGTGTTTTGACGATTGGGGGCGAAAGTACGTTTCGTCCAATAGCGATCATTTGCAACAGGTCATGTATGAAGAGGAAGACATCGCTCGCAATCCATGGATGCAGCCGGCCCCGGCCAGAATCTCCATCGCCGAAGACGGGCCGCAAGCACCGGTCTATCGAACCAGTCCCGTCGAGCCTTGGCGAATTGTGCGAACTCGTTTGAGAGTCAGCGGGCAAGTCGGCGGACCGATCGAAGGCGGCGGGCGAGCGGCGGGTTACTTCACCGGAGCCACCGGTGTGACCATCCTTCGTGGTGACGCTTGGTCGGATAAAGATCGCGGATTGTCAATCATTGGCGACGTGGGAAGCAACTTGATTCACCGCAAACGTTTGGATGCCGACGGCATCGCCCGCATCGGACGGCGAATCGACGACCAAACCGAATGGGCGACCTCCGACGACATCTGGTTCCGACCGGCACAGTTCGCAAACGCACCGGACGGAAGCTTGCACGTGATCGACGTTTGCCGGGAAGTCATCGAGCACCCCAAGAGCCTGCCGCCCGACCTTAAGAAGCATCTGGATCTGACATCGGGTCGCGACCGTGGGCGTCTGTATCGTTTGGCGCCAACGAATCATCGCGATCGACCAACACCCAACCTTTCACAAATGACGGACGTTGAACTCGTGAGCCTGCTGTCACATCCCAACGCTTGGCATCGTGAGACAGCAAGCCGATTGCTGGTGGAAAGAGATACAACTGAGGCCTCCGCGTTGCAGGAACTCGGTCGACAATCCGACTCGGCACTGGGACGTCTGCATGCCATCTCGGTACTCTTCGCGTTGGATGCCCTGCGTCCGGAAATCATCTTGGAGCGTTTCCAAGATCAACATCCCGCCGTGCGGCGATTCGCGATTCGGATGGCGAAACATTTCCCACGCAATTCCCAGTTGGGCTTGGCACTCCAGCGGATGACCGCCGATCCATCGATCGAGGTGCGTTACCAGTTGGCGTTCACGTTGGGTTGGATGGAGAGCCAAGACACCACGGACTCGCTGATCGAGATCCTTTTACAAAACCCAACGGACCGCTGGATTCAAACCGCAGTGCAGAGCTCGATCGCCGACGATGGCGGAAAGGTCCTTGCAAAGCTCCTGTCAAAACAGAATCGCACCGTACCGAGCGAGTTTCTGCAGCGTATCGTCGAGCAAGTCCTGCAGCGGAATGAGCCCAGCGAAGTCGCCAAAATGGTTCAAACGCTCGAAGCCCTCGACGGCGACGATGCCGGTTTCGCGATGTCTGCGTTGGGACGTGTTCTTCAGTCGCGAAACGACAAGCAGCATTCGGTATATCAACTGGACCAGTCCAATCAGTTGGCGAATTTGGACAAACAGATAAGACGACTGGCTCATGATGCGGTGGCGATCGCCTTGGATGAAGACGCATCGCTCAACACTCGTATTGCAGCCATCGAATCGTTGCAATTCGCGGATCGAGAAAGCGTGCAACCGATTGCGGAGTTGATCTCAGCGGAACACCCCGTCGGACTCCAGCGTTCTGCGATGAGGACGCTGGGCGCGTTCGCCGATGCGGAAATCGGCCAAACGCTGGTCGAGCAATGGAGTACGCTCAGTCCCCAGCTGCGTGAGACTGCGGCGGAGATCATGTTCGCCCGGCCAAGTCGCACCCTGTTGTTGCTGTCAGCCATCGATGATGAACGAATCGCTCTCAGCGAGGTGTCTCGAACACGTTTGCAAGTGGCGGCGACGTCACAGAACGATTCGATCCGTGAACTGGCGTCTCGGTTGTTGAAACGTTCCGGCAATCAGAACCGTGGGGCGGTGTTGAAGGCGTACCAAAAAAGCCTGAGCATGGATGGTCGTGTTGACCGAGGTCGAGGATTGTTTCGAAAACATTGTGCCAATTGTCATCGCGTGGAGGGCGTCGGCCACGAATTGGGGCCCAACCTCGCAACCGTTCGTTCGAGAGGCCCGGCTTTCATACTGACAAATGTCCTGGATCCCAACCGCGAGGTGAATCCGGAATTTCTAAACTATGCGGCCATCGATTTGGACGGTCGGACTTATTCGGGAGTGATTGCGAACGAAACAGCGGCCTCGATCACCTTACAACGTGCGGAATCCGCCAAAGACAGTTTGTTGCGAACGAATCTGGAACAACTCAAGAGCACCGGTCAATCCATCATGCCCGAGGGTTTGGAACAGCAACTCTCCCCGCAAGCAATGGCGGATCTGATTGCGTATTTGATGCAGGTCGAGTAG
- a CDS encoding Gfo/Idh/MocA family protein yields MQRRSFLAAGAAAATLAAAQSNPASADEKKRPRRVALIGCGWYGKCDLLQLLNVEPVEVVSLCDVDQKLLDECADLIADRQASGKRPETFGDYKDLLAKKNVDIVLIDTPDHWHALPMIAAVEAGADVYVQKPTGVDTLESKAMLDAARRTGRVVQVGTQRRSTPHLIEAKQKVVDAGLLGKVAFAEVCCYYHMRANSNPPAIAPPEHLDYETWTGPAPMRPYTELTHPRKWRAFMEYGNGIVGDMCVHMLDLVRWQLDLGWPKRISSAGGIMVQKDSLANITDTQTATFDFDGLDVVWTHRSWGNAPDPEYPWAAKIYGDKGTLKLSVNKYEFEPRGGGPKLSGEAVIELDEYPTDASDKKDWALELHVASAIRGHMRDFLQAIDQRSRSVADIEQGHISSASCFMANVAMELGRTLEFDPDTHTIVGDEEATKKLARTYRAPYQHPATGKSS; encoded by the coding sequence ATGCAACGTCGTTCGTTCCTCGCCGCCGGAGCTGCGGCCGCCACCCTCGCTGCCGCTCAGTCCAATCCCGCGTCTGCGGATGAAAAGAAACGTCCTCGCCGAGTCGCATTGATCGGGTGTGGCTGGTATGGCAAATGTGACTTGTTGCAACTTCTGAATGTTGAGCCGGTGGAAGTCGTCTCGCTGTGCGATGTTGACCAAAAACTGTTGGACGAGTGCGCGGACTTGATCGCCGACCGACAAGCATCCGGCAAACGCCCCGAAACCTTTGGCGACTACAAGGATCTCCTGGCGAAGAAGAACGTGGACATCGTTCTGATTGACACGCCGGACCACTGGCACGCGTTGCCGATGATTGCCGCGGTGGAAGCCGGTGCTGATGTTTACGTGCAAAAACCGACGGGCGTCGACACGTTGGAAAGCAAAGCAATGCTTGATGCGGCGCGTCGAACCGGTCGGGTGGTCCAAGTGGGAACGCAACGCCGCAGCACACCACACTTGATCGAAGCCAAGCAAAAGGTTGTTGACGCTGGTTTGCTGGGCAAGGTGGCGTTTGCAGAAGTCTGCTGCTACTACCACATGCGAGCCAACTCAAATCCGCCTGCGATCGCACCGCCGGAACACTTGGACTACGAAACCTGGACCGGCCCCGCACCGATGCGTCCCTACACCGAGCTCACTCATCCACGAAAATGGCGGGCGTTCATGGAGTACGGCAATGGGATCGTCGGCGACATGTGCGTTCACATGTTGGACTTGGTGCGTTGGCAATTGGATCTCGGTTGGCCGAAACGGATCAGCAGCGCGGGCGGCATCATGGTCCAGAAAGACTCGCTGGCCAACATCACCGACACGCAAACAGCCACCTTTGATTTTGATGGGTTGGATGTGGTTTGGACGCACCGAAGTTGGGGCAACGCTCCCGATCCCGAGTATCCCTGGGCAGCCAAAATCTATGGCGACAAAGGAACGCTGAAACTGAGCGTCAACAAATACGAATTTGAACCTCGCGGAGGCGGACCAAAGCTGTCCGGCGAAGCCGTGATTGAGCTGGATGAATACCCAACCGATGCGTCTGACAAGAAAGACTGGGCCTTGGAGCTGCATGTTGCCTCCGCGATTCGAGGGCACATGCGTGACTTCCTTCAAGCCATCGATCAACGTTCACGTTCGGTGGCGGACATCGAACAAGGCCACATCAGCAGTGCGTCTTGCTTCATGGCGAACGTCGCGATGGAATTGGGACGAACGCTGGAGTTTGATCCCGACACGCACACGATCGTCGGCGACGAAGAGGCCACGAAGAAATTGGCCCGCACCTACCGCGCCCCCTACCAACACCCCGCGACCGGCAAGTCCTCCTGA